A stretch of DNA from Candidatus Deferrimicrobiaceae bacterium:
CGCCTCTTCGTGGGAGGGGTCGTAGGCCAGGATCTGCCGCCAGGTGGCGATGGCCGACTCGAGCCGGCCCTCCCGGTAATCCGCCAGCCCTTTCTCCATGAGGTTCACGGAAAGTTTGTCGATGCTGGCTCTCAGATCCCCCTTCGCGAACGAGAGGATTCTTTCTTTCAGTGCGGGGTGGGAGAGGAACGCAAG
This window harbors:
- a CDS encoding BTAD domain-containing putative transcriptional regulator, which codes for MMQQGKFERALELFTVAWKEKPGHPGVEENFSAALEGLKKSGDEAQRLGRPEEAGKRWMAALAFLSHPALKERILSFAKGDLRASIDKLSVNLMEKGLADYREGRLESAIATWRQILAYDPSHEEA